A segment of the Patescibacteria group bacterium genome:
GCTGAGCCGTATATTCGCAGGCGCGGAATAAGGCATTTGGAAAGAAATAGAATAGTGATTTTAGCTTGCGGATCTGGAAATCCATATTTTACGACTGATACCGCGGCTGTGTTAAGAGCTTTAGAACTTGATTGCGAAATAATTTTGAAAACAACAAAAGTTGACGGAGTTTATTCTTCTGATCCAATAAAAAACAAAAAAGCTAAAAAATATGATGAATTAAGATTTAGGCAGGCGCTTATTGAAAATATTGAAGTGATGGATTCTACGGCGTTCGCGCTTTGTATGAATAACAACCTTCCTATTAAAATTTTTAAATTTAGCAAAGGAAGCTTAAAAAAATCGATAAGCAATGAAAAAATAGGTACACTTGTTTATTAATCTGTATTATGCAAATAATTAAACTGCAATTTTACCCTTGGGATAATCAATTATGCGAATTTAACTCTGGCAGTTACGATGTTAAGGTTGGAGATAAAATAATAGCAAAATCAGATTTAGGAATGGAAATTGGAATAGTTAAAAGCGTTAAAGAAGCAGATATTGATATTGAAAAATTAGACAAAATGAAAGTTATTTCCAGAATAGCTTCTGTCGCTGATTTGAAAAAGGCAAATGAAAAAGAAAGAAACAAAAAAGAAGCGAAAAAATATTGCAAGGAAAAAATCAAGGAAAACAATTTGCAAATGAAAGTAATTGACGCGCATTTTGCTTTTGATAGAAGTTGCATTATTTTTGTTTTTATTGCCGCTGGAAGGGTTGATTTTCGCGAATTAGTAAAGCAATTAACAAGGCATTTTCAAAAATCAGTCAGAATGCAACAGATAGGAATCAGAGATGAAGCAAAAATAATGGGAGATTTGGGAGTTTGCGGAAAAGAATTATGTTGCAGAAAAATTATTAAAAATTTTGTTAATGTTCGTTCGGATTTGGTAAAATTGCAGCAATTAGAAAATAAATCATCTGATAGATTGTCAGGAATATGCGGACGTTTGATGTGTTGTTTAACTTATGAAAAAGAAGCCTACCAAGAACTTTCAAGAGGTTTGCCTGAGATAGGAGCGACAGTAAAATATAAAAACAAAAAAGTTCAAGTTGTAGCTAGGCAAATTTTAAAAAGAACAATATCAATTAAAGAAAAGGACGGAGTTATTACTAAAGTTGAAGTTGATAAAATAAAAAAATAATTAAACATTAAAAATTATCAATTACGAATTACGAATCAAGTATTGAAAAATTAAATTAAATTAAAAATTGATTCAAAATTTAAAATTTTATATATATTCCCGGGTAGCGCAGCGGTAGCGCAGTTGGCTGTTAACCAATTGGTCGTCGGTTCGAATCCGACCCCGGGAGCAGATAATCTCGGTGAGACTGACCAAATAGCATCCTGCGGACAAATATACGTTTTGGCTAGTAAAAATCGCCTTTTTTGGGCGATTTTTGTTTTTGATTAATTTTTTTTGCTTGCTTAATTTTATTCGGACGGAGGTCGGGCACAGAACCGCAAAAAGCTAAAAATACGATTTGATTTTTTGTTATAATAAAAGTATACTTAATTCAAGGGTTAAATTAAATTTATTTTAATTTTTTTATATGGTAAAAAACGAAAAAAATGTAAATACAGCAAAAGAACAAGAACGCGCTGAATTGCATCGCGCTATTTGGCAGATTGCCAATGATTTGTGAGGCAGTGTTGATTGTTGGGATTTCAAGCATTATGTCCTCGGAATACTGTTTTATCGTTTTATTAGTGAAAATCTTACAAATTATATTAATGATGATGAACGACGAATTTCCGGAAAGGAACAATTTGATTACGCAAAGATGAACGATAAAGAAGCGGAATTTGGTAGAAAAGAAACTATTATAAATAAAGG
Coding sequences within it:
- the ricT gene encoding regulatory iron-sulfur-containing complex subunit RicT, coding for MQIIKLQFYPWDNQLCEFNSGSYDVKVGDKIIAKSDLGMEIGIVKSVKEADIDIEKLDKMKVISRIASVADLKKANEKERNKKEAKKYCKEKIKENNLQMKVIDAHFAFDRSCIIFVFIAAGRVDFRELVKQLTRHFQKSVRMQQIGIRDEAKIMGDLGVCGKELCCRKIIKNFVNVRSDLVKLQQLENKSSDRLSGICGRLMCCLTYEKEAYQELSRGLPEIGATVKYKNKKVQVVARQILKRTISIKEKDGVITKVEVDKIKK
- the pyrH gene encoding UMP kinase — protein: MKTKYKRVLIKISGEMFASKKGFGIDFQKVKEIAKEIKKVYDENIQIAIVVGGGNIFRGRFVRDKEIEKATADYMGMISTMLNSLALQSILEQEEKISTRVLSAISMTQVAEPYIRRRGIRHLERNRIVILACGSGNPYFTTDTAAVLRALELDCEIILKTTKVDGVYSSDPIKNKKAKKYDELRFRQALIENIEVMDSTAFALCMNNNLPIKIFKFSKGSLKKSISNEKIGTLVY